A region of Paenibacillus thiaminolyticus DNA encodes the following proteins:
- the qoxD gene encoding cytochrome aa3 quinol oxidase subunit IV → MKQLFPIRHVMGYVFSLILSVVALAVIFWDMSFAMGMTILLVCAAIQASVQLFLFMHATEDKTTKTSNMANLVYALFVGLVTVFGTLFTMIWGYQ, encoded by the coding sequence ATGAAACAACTGTTCCCGATTCGTCATGTGATGGGATATGTCTTCTCTCTCATCCTTTCTGTCGTCGCGCTGGCCGTCATCTTCTGGGATATGTCGTTCGCTATGGGAATGACCATCCTGCTCGTCTGTGCAGCGATCCAGGCATCTGTGCAGCTGTTCTTGTTCATGCACGCTACAGAAGACAAGACGACGAAGACATCCAACATGGCGAACCTCGTCTACGCGCTGTTCGTCGGTCTGGTGACCGTCTTCGGTACGCTGTTCACGATGATTTGGGGTTATCAATAA
- a CDS encoding SDR family oxidoreductase: MYDYPMYPYYSIMTKCKEQPITFPPQHQDQQPGLEYVMCPRPIAENPAYTGSGKLRDRVVLITGGDSGIGRAVAIACAKEGGAVAFAYLYEEVDAQETSARIEELGGPVLAMKADLRSRAACCDIVEQTLRRFGRLDVLVNNIGVQYPQDSLLDITEEQLEQTFRTNIFSFFFVTQAALPHLKPGSSIINTASVTAYRGEKTLIDYSSTKGAIVSFTRSLSLSLVDQGIRVNAVAPGPTWTPLTPSSFSADRVAVFGSNTPMKRAAQPFELAPAYIYLASDDSRYVTGETMHVNGGAFITS, from the coding sequence ATGTATGATTACCCCATGTATCCGTATTACAGCATAATGACGAAGTGCAAGGAGCAGCCGATTACGTTCCCGCCCCAGCATCAAGATCAACAGCCGGGATTGGAATATGTAATGTGTCCGCGGCCGATCGCAGAGAATCCGGCCTATACCGGCAGCGGCAAGCTTCGGGATCGTGTCGTGCTCATTACGGGTGGAGACAGCGGCATTGGCCGGGCCGTGGCCATTGCTTGCGCCAAGGAAGGCGGGGCAGTCGCATTCGCTTACCTGTATGAAGAGGTCGATGCACAGGAGACCAGTGCCCGGATCGAGGAGTTGGGAGGCCCCGTCCTGGCGATGAAAGCCGATCTGCGCAGCCGCGCCGCGTGCTGCGATATCGTGGAGCAGACGCTTCGCCGCTTCGGACGGCTCGATGTGCTGGTCAACAATATTGGTGTGCAGTATCCGCAGGACAGCCTGCTTGATATTACGGAGGAGCAGCTGGAGCAGACGTTCCGCACTAATATTTTCTCCTTCTTCTTCGTCACGCAGGCGGCGCTGCCCCATCTGAAGCCGGGCAGCTCGATTATCAATACCGCCTCAGTTACCGCTTACCGGGGCGAGAAGACGCTGATTGACTATTCATCGACGAAGGGAGCCATCGTATCCTTCACCCGCTCATTGTCTCTCTCGCTGGTCGATCAGGGCATTCGCGTCAACGCCGTCGCCCCGGGCCCGACCTGGACGCCGCTCACTCCGTCCAGCTTCTCCGCCGATCGGGTGGCGGTCTTCGGCTCGAATACGCCGATGAAGCGGGCCGCCCAGCCGTTCGAGCTCGCTCCCGCGTATATCTACCTGGCGAGCGATGACTCCCGCTACGTTACCGGCGAGACGATGCATGTAAACGGCGGCGCGTTCATTACCTCCTGA
- a CDS encoding threonine/serine exporter family protein, protein MSFIEQLAVSFFATAAFGILFNVPRKNLVQCGFVGLIGWLVYLSFTMTGIDAIPATLIASFVVTMISHVFAKKYRTPIIIFNVSGIIPLVPGGMAYDAMRHAVGNQYDIAVQLGVKAAMISGAIAMGLVFSEVIYQVMRRRAA, encoded by the coding sequence ATGAGCTTCATCGAACAACTGGCGGTCAGCTTCTTCGCGACGGCCGCCTTCGGCATACTTTTCAATGTTCCCCGGAAAAATCTAGTGCAGTGCGGCTTCGTCGGGTTAATCGGGTGGCTCGTCTACCTCTCGTTCACGATGACAGGGATCGATGCCATTCCGGCGACCTTGATCGCCTCCTTCGTCGTGACGATGATAAGCCACGTCTTCGCCAAGAAGTACCGGACCCCAATCATTATTTTCAATGTCTCCGGCATTATTCCGCTTGTGCCCGGCGGCATGGCGTATGACGCGATGCGGCATGCGGTCGGGAATCAATACGACATCGCGGTTCAGCTTGGGGTCAAGGCGGCGATGATCTCGGGAGCGATCGCGATGGGGCTGGTGTTCTCCGAGGTTATCTATCAAGTCATGCGGAGAAGGGCGGCCTAG
- a CDS encoding threonine/serine exporter family protein has translation MSAQPSASYEVTQVCLLAGKIMLQCGGETYRVEDTMRRIAAAYGYENSHSFVTPTGIIFAIDGSATATRLFRIEERSTDLKKVTLVNNISRKISGDGLPAAEALRLLQRIDKARLAYPLWLQIAAATISSGCFAIMFRGGWPEFVPAMLAGGIGFSLLLYVHGLVRIKFFAEFLASIAIGTVSYLCVTYGLGRELDKIIIGSVMPLVPGLLITNAVRDLMAGHLVSGISKGAEAFLTAFAIGAGIACVLSIG, from the coding sequence ATGAGCGCACAGCCGAGTGCAAGCTACGAGGTGACCCAGGTATGTCTTCTCGCGGGGAAAATTATGCTTCAGTGCGGCGGTGAGACGTACCGGGTAGAAGACACGATGAGGCGGATTGCGGCTGCTTACGGATACGAGAATAGTCACAGCTTCGTGACGCCGACCGGCATCATCTTCGCCATCGACGGCTCCGCGACGGCGACGCGGTTGTTCCGCATTGAGGAGCGGTCGACCGATCTGAAGAAGGTGACGCTCGTCAACAATATATCGCGGAAGATTAGCGGCGACGGGCTTCCTGCGGCAGAGGCGCTGCGCTTGCTGCAGCGAATCGATAAGGCCCGGCTGGCCTATCCGCTATGGCTGCAAATCGCCGCGGCGACGATATCGAGCGGCTGCTTCGCCATTATGTTCCGGGGCGGCTGGCCGGAATTCGTGCCGGCGATGCTGGCGGGCGGCATCGGCTTCTCGCTGCTGCTGTACGTGCACGGGCTGGTACGCATCAAATTTTTCGCCGAGTTCCTGGCATCGATCGCCATCGGGACGGTATCTTATCTATGCGTCACATATGGGCTGGGGCGCGAATTGGATAAAATCATCATTGGCTCGGTCATGCCGCTCGTGCCTGGACTGCTGATTACGAATGCCGTACGGGATCTGATGGCCGGACATCTTGTCTCCGGCATCTCGAAGGGCGCGGAAGCCTTCCTGACCGCCTTCGCGATCGGAGCCGGCATCGCATGCGTCTTGTCCATCGGCTAG
- a CDS encoding MBL fold metallo-hydrolase, producing the protein MEKHQIADGIVLYMFEPRPDRHYGYNITALIENGQAMLIDTAFEEHAQQVYEDLSSQGIAIKGVILTHFHADHIYGLKALPQVPIYGSAHYQVTLDMWTDPGDHPYFTPDIVFDQHLQLPFGSFELTLLSFPGHAHCSALVLINGQYAHIGDELMFTNGGEAILPSVDSGQYVGRHRDSLNKLKEYGDYALIPSHGPVISGREAIERDIANRIAYFEAILASEQPVSYDEAVRNCDGPFLHQEWHRNVYRS; encoded by the coding sequence ATGGAGAAGCACCAGATTGCGGACGGCATCGTTCTCTACATGTTCGAGCCGCGCCCGGACAGGCATTACGGTTACAATATTACGGCCCTGATTGAGAACGGCCAGGCGATGCTTATCGACACCGCCTTTGAGGAGCATGCACAGCAAGTATATGAAGATTTGAGCTCCCAGGGGATCGCGATTAAGGGGGTGATACTGACGCATTTCCACGCTGACCATATATATGGACTGAAGGCGCTTCCTCAAGTCCCGATTTACGGCAGCGCGCATTACCAGGTGACGCTCGATATGTGGACCGATCCGGGGGATCATCCCTATTTTACGCCGGATATTGTATTCGACCAGCATCTGCAACTGCCGTTCGGCTCCTTCGAATTGACGCTGTTGTCCTTCCCCGGCCATGCGCACTGCAGTGCGCTTGTCCTCATCAACGGGCAGTACGCTCATATCGGCGACGAGCTCATGTTCACGAACGGCGGAGAAGCGATACTGCCGTCGGTGGACAGCGGCCAGTATGTGGGGAGGCATCGGGACTCGCTGAATAAGCTGAAGGAATACGGCGATTATGCGCTTATTCCAAGCCATGGCCCGGTCATCAGCGGCCGGGAGGCTATCGAACGCGATATTGCGAATCGGATCGCTTACTTCGAGGCGATATTGGCTAGCGAACAACCTGTGTCCTATGACGAAGCGGTGCGGAATTGTGACGGCCCGTTCCTCCATCAGGAATGGCATCGCAATGTGTACCGCAGCTAG
- a CDS encoding helix-turn-helix transcriptional regulator, whose product MRVDRLLSMLLIIAQRGKVTGQELAEHFEVSLRTIYRDIDKLGEAGVPIAALGGPGGGYYLMENYQVSNLFLSEGEAATFLAVANSLDVLFGKNPHFNDMVLKFEHERRRPSADAWSINLSHFSMEDELRSSLQLMNQALEQSRLLVFDYMNRRMDVEERIVEPVQIAFSGGHWHLNGYCRIRDDYRRFKLVRIRQLRLGGHYEKRWETAEAVQRLLDAGYYRSSIKVTLQFSARIGGQLAEHVPKESITRTEEGHFIVTDYFPYEEGLLKFIIGFGKDCTVVDPPQVRHAVQQYIYEMWLSYHG is encoded by the coding sequence ATGAGAGTCGATCGGCTGCTCTCTATGCTGCTAATCATCGCGCAGCGGGGCAAGGTGACAGGCCAGGAGCTGGCCGAACACTTCGAAGTCTCTCTTCGCACCATCTATCGGGATATCGACAAGCTGGGCGAGGCCGGGGTGCCGATCGCAGCGCTCGGCGGCCCGGGCGGAGGCTACTATCTGATGGAGAATTATCAAGTCTCCAATCTGTTCCTGAGTGAAGGGGAGGCCGCGACGTTCCTGGCCGTCGCGAACAGTTTGGACGTGCTGTTCGGGAAGAACCCGCATTTCAACGATATGGTGTTGAAATTCGAGCATGAGCGCAGACGTCCTTCCGCGGATGCATGGAGCATCAACCTGTCTCATTTCAGCATGGAGGATGAGCTGAGGAGCAGCCTGCAGCTGATGAATCAAGCGCTGGAGCAATCGCGGCTGCTCGTCTTCGATTATATGAACCGGCGCATGGATGTCGAGGAGCGGATAGTAGAGCCGGTTCAGATCGCGTTCTCTGGGGGCCACTGGCATCTGAATGGCTACTGCCGCATCCGGGACGATTACCGCCGCTTCAAGCTGGTGCGGATCCGGCAGCTTCGGCTGGGCGGCCATTATGAGAAGCGGTGGGAGACGGCGGAAGCGGTCCAGCGATTGCTCGACGCGGGATACTATCGCAGCAGCATCAAGGTGACGCTGCAATTCTCAGCCCGCATCGGAGGCCAACTGGCGGAGCATGTCCCGAAGGAGTCGATAACGAGAACCGAAGAGGGCCATTTTATTGTCACTGATTATTTTCCGTATGAAGAAGGTCTATTGAAGTTCATCATTGGCTTCGGCAAGGACTGTACGGTCGTCGATCCTCCTCAGGTTAGACATGCCGTCCAACAATATATTTATGAGATGTGGTTGTCGTATCATGGCTGA
- a CDS encoding TVP38/TMEM64 family protein, with protein sequence MELSNIMSYVTEENLRNLLEQFRSFGPLPGILLTFMKSFIPPLPTIVIVGVNAAVYGLWLGFFYSWLGMIAGCMVTFLIVRSIAGHRYFQRYAQKPKVKKSLLWVRRNAFSYVFLLSIFPVGPFVIINMAAAIARMRIRSFFIAVTLGKAIMVFAVSYIGHDIMRFVHHPVQIIYVVLFLAASLWVSKKIEARFTKDLPPEEEQEPPMPGRKESIGS encoded by the coding sequence ATGGAGTTATCGAATATCATGTCTTACGTGACGGAGGAGAACCTCAGGAATCTGCTGGAGCAGTTCCGCTCGTTCGGTCCGCTGCCCGGTATTCTGCTGACCTTCATGAAGTCGTTCATTCCCCCGCTGCCGACGATCGTCATCGTCGGCGTCAATGCCGCTGTATATGGGCTGTGGCTGGGGTTCTTCTATTCCTGGCTCGGCATGATTGCCGGATGCATGGTTACGTTCCTCATCGTCCGTTCCATAGCCGGACATCGTTATTTTCAGCGCTACGCGCAGAAGCCCAAGGTGAAGAAAAGCCTGCTCTGGGTGCGGCGCAATGCGTTCAGCTATGTGTTCTTGCTCAGTATTTTTCCGGTAGGCCCGTTCGTCATCATCAATATGGCGGCGGCGATCGCCCGGATGCGCATCCGTTCCTTCTTCATTGCGGTCACGCTCGGCAAGGCGATTATGGTGTTCGCGGTCTCTTACATTGGACATGACATCATGCGGTTCGTTCATCATCCGGTTCAGATTATTTACGTCGTCTTGTTCCTTGCCGCTTCGCTGTGGGTTAGTAAGAAGATCGAAGCGCGCTTCACCAAGGATCTCCCGCCTGAGGAAGAGCAGGAGCCGCCGATGCCTGGGCGGAAGGAATCGATCGGGTCATGA
- a CDS encoding DUF4309 domain-containing protein, whose translation MEFDHRGLSIDEALFCVLKGKNNAGEPDKDEFAGQGMYATYEKRHIVFGYNKGMQLFDVRSAACPLFHN comes from the coding sequence ATAGAGTTTGACCATCGGGGCCTATCCATTGATGAAGCGCTTTTTTGTGTTTTAAAAGGGAAAAACAATGCAGGAGAGCCGGACAAGGATGAGTTCGCGGGACAGGGCATGTACGCCACTTATGAGAAGCGGCATATCGTCTTCGGCTATAACAAGGGCATGCAGCTGTTCGACGTCCGTTCGGCAGCCTGTCCCCTGTTCCATAATTGA
- a CDS encoding VOC family protein: MNFHRYPSTYVGHVQLAVESLERSLLFYRDVLGFRVLEQSGASAVLTADGVTPLVTLEQPDTIEPRNPRKTGLYHIAFLLPSRSDLADILQYFIQIGYPLQGASDHYVSEALYLADPEGNGIEIYADRSPETWSWNEGQVGMATVALQADSLLHEATGRPWTAMPSGTIIGHIHLQVSDLEKTEEFYGRGLGFETVARYGRQALFISTGKYHHHIGLNTWHSAGESAPGKDSAGLKWFTLMLPDEETRKQTVERLRQLHAQVEEEAGTVRTVDPNGIHLILQVQS; this comes from the coding sequence ATGAATTTTCATCGTTACCCGTCTACTTATGTCGGGCATGTTCAACTGGCCGTCGAGAGTCTGGAACGCTCGCTTTTGTTCTACCGCGATGTACTCGGATTCAGGGTGCTCGAACAATCCGGCGCTAGCGCCGTCTTGACGGCGGATGGCGTGACGCCTCTCGTCACGTTGGAGCAGCCGGATACGATCGAGCCTAGGAACCCGCGCAAGACCGGGCTCTACCATATTGCGTTCTTGCTCCCGAGCCGATCTGATCTGGCCGATATTCTTCAATACTTCATCCAGATTGGGTACCCTCTCCAGGGAGCATCGGATCACTATGTGAGTGAAGCGCTCTATCTGGCGGATCCGGAAGGCAACGGCATCGAGATTTATGCCGATCGCTCGCCGGAGACATGGAGCTGGAACGAGGGCCAGGTCGGCATGGCGACCGTTGCACTGCAGGCCGACAGCCTGCTGCATGAAGCGACCGGCCGTCCGTGGACGGCGATGCCAAGCGGCACGATCATCGGCCATATTCATTTGCAGGTATCCGATCTGGAGAAGACGGAGGAATTTTACGGCCGGGGGCTGGGCTTCGAGACTGTCGCACGTTATGGCCGGCAAGCGTTGTTCATCTCGACCGGCAAGTACCATCATCATATTGGCTTGAATACATGGCATAGCGCGGGGGAGTCCGCTCCTGGCAAGGATAGCGCAGGCTTGAAATGGTTCACGCTCATGCTGCCGGACGAGGAGACACGGAAGCAGACCGTGGAACGGCTGCGTCAGCTTCATGCGCAGGTTGAGGAGGAAGCGGGCACGGTTCGAACCGTGGATCCGAACGGGATTCATCTCATTCTGCAAGTTCAATCTTGA
- a CDS encoding DoxX family protein, producing MTKLHEIGALLLRIFLGVAFLIHGFQKFQGGIGNTMGFFESLGLPGFAAYAVALIEIIGGVALILGLGTRLFSALFILIMAGAMVKVKFAAGFTGSPEMAGYELDLAYFVMAVYFVLSPGNTWSLDRLLFGSKPSA from the coding sequence ATGACGAAACTTCACGAAATAGGTGCTCTGCTGTTAAGGATTTTTTTGGGGGTAGCTTTTCTTATTCACGGCTTTCAGAAGTTCCAGGGCGGCATTGGCAATACGATGGGATTCTTCGAGAGTCTGGGGCTGCCTGGATTTGCGGCTTATGCCGTTGCCCTGATTGAGATTATCGGGGGCGTCGCTCTTATTCTTGGCCTGGGCACCCGCCTTTTCTCTGCCCTGTTCATTCTTATTATGGCTGGGGCGATGGTGAAGGTGAAGTTCGCGGCAGGCTTTACCGGCAGTCCGGAAATGGCGGGCTATGAACTGGATTTGGCCTACTTTGTTATGGCGGTATATTTCGTCCTGTCGCCAGGGAATACGTGGTCGCTCGATCGTCTATTGTTCGGCAGCAAGCCGAGCGCATGA